Proteins from a genomic interval of Bacteroides sp. AN502(2024):
- a CDS encoding smalltalk protein, which yields MKKQLWKNILHFIVTIATSIISAIGATSCMGH from the coding sequence ATGAAAAAGCAACTTTGGAAAAACATTCTCCATTTTATCGTGACCATCGCGACTTCGATCATTTCCGCTATCGGGGCAACCTCCTGTATGGGACATTAA
- a CDS encoding N-acetylmuramoyl-L-alanine amidase has protein sequence MENSEKSYLPREIKLLVIHCSATRCNVPFTVEQLRQCHLQRGFKDIGYHFYITRNGELHHCRSVSEPGAHVRGFNRHSIGICYEGGLDEKGSPADTRTQAQRFALIDLLTILRHQYPDAQILGHYQLSASIHKACPCFDSRKEYMNI, from the coding sequence ATGGAAAATTCAGAAAAAAGCTATCTCCCGCGTGAGATTAAATTGTTGGTGATTCATTGCAGCGCAACGCGCTGCAATGTTCCCTTCACTGTAGAGCAGCTTCGACAATGTCATCTGCAACGAGGCTTCAAGGATATTGGGTATCATTTTTACATCACCCGCAACGGGGAGCTGCATCATTGCCGATCCGTATCGGAACCCGGTGCGCATGTGCGAGGTTTCAACCGGCATAGCATTGGGATTTGTTATGAAGGCGGATTGGATGAAAAAGGCAGTCCGGCAGACACCAGGACACAGGCACAGCGCTTCGCCCTGATCGACCTGTTGACGATTCTCAGGCATCAGTATCCCGATGCGCAAATCCTGGGGCACTATCAGCTCAGCGCTTCGATTCATAAGGCTTGTCCCTGTTTTGACAGTCGCAAGGAGTATATGAATATATAA
- a CDS encoding DUF4248 domain-containing protein: MEQSEFVVKCYNKQELAQMYFPDLTIRASVNKLRRWMRRCKPLMDEILSTDFHPKTKAFSVREVRLITYYLGKPGEL; encoded by the coding sequence ATGGAACAATCAGAATTTGTAGTGAAATGTTATAATAAACAGGAGTTGGCGCAGATGTATTTCCCGGATTTGACAATCCGCGCTTCGGTCAATAAGCTCCGGAGGTGGATGCGGAGGTGCAAGCCGTTGATGGATGAGATACTGTCCACGGACTTTCATCCGAAGACCAAGGCGTTTTCCGTGAGGGAAGTGCGGTTGATAACCTACTACTTGGGAAAGCCGGGAGAGCTATAG
- a CDS encoding WbuC family cupin fold metalloprotein produces the protein MEFDKDLLGKLFKQAKENPRLRQNFDLRTSSADTSQRMLNALIPGTKVPIHRHEDTTETVICLCGKLDEVIYEEVILYENSTPGLPRGMDVQDVSRKVSYREVERIRLNPAEARYGCQIPQGAWHTVEVIEPSVIFEAKDGAYQP, from the coding sequence ATGGAATTTGATAAAGATTTATTAGGCAAGCTATTTAAACAAGCTAAGGAGAATCCACGTTTGCGTCAGAATTTCGACCTGCGCACTTCATCCGCTGATACCAGTCAACGTATGCTCAATGCATTGATTCCGGGAACTAAAGTGCCTATCCATCGGCATGAAGATACCACAGAAACTGTAATCTGTCTGTGTGGCAAGTTGGATGAAGTTATTTACGAAGAAGTTATTTTGTATGAGAATAGTACACCCGGACTTCCACGGGGTATGGATGTGCAGGATGTATCTCGTAAGGTATCTTATCGAGAAGTGGAACGCATTCGTCTTAATCCTGCGGAAGCCCGATATGGCTGTCAAATCCCCCAAGGTGCATGGCATACAGTAGAAGTGATTGAGCCTTCGGTGATATTCGAGGCCAAGGACGGAGCGTATCAACCATAA
- a CDS encoding PIG-L deacetylase family protein: MKYLLVVAHPDDEVLGAGASMWKWTHEGDEVDVAIMCTEAKARAFRPSDEELEGDTDTAVSFLGVKKKYEATFPNIEMNTVPHLKLVQFIESAIRESEPDIIITHHPADTNNDHLQTSMACQEAIRLFQRQPSVKPVKEFWYMEVPSCSEWAINDAMNLFRPNCYVEVGKEGVDAKCRALAMYRGVMRPYPHPRSNEYISGLAAMRGSQWGCRYAEAFQVVLRRY; this comes from the coding sequence ATGAAATACTTATTAGTAGTAGCACATCCCGATGATGAAGTCCTCGGAGCAGGTGCATCTATGTGGAAATGGACACATGAAGGTGATGAGGTTGATGTGGCAATCATGTGTACGGAGGCCAAAGCTCGTGCATTCCGTCCTTCTGATGAGGAATTGGAGGGTGATACGGATACTGCCGTTTCTTTCCTTGGTGTGAAGAAAAAGTATGAGGCGACATTCCCGAATATCGAGATGAACACAGTACCTCACCTGAAACTGGTGCAGTTCATAGAAAGTGCCATAAGAGAAAGTGAGCCTGATATTATTATCACTCATCATCCTGCAGATACAAATAACGACCATCTTCAGACATCAATGGCCTGTCAGGAGGCAATTCGCTTGTTCCAGCGCCAGCCAAGTGTGAAGCCTGTGAAGGAGTTCTGGTATATGGAAGTTCCTTCATGCAGTGAATGGGCAATCAATGACGCCATGAATTTGTTCCGTCCTAACTGTTATGTTGAGGTGGGCAAGGAAGGCGTGGATGCCAAATGCAGGGCATTGGCTATGTACCGTGGCGTAATGCGTCCATATCCTCATCCCCGCAGCAATGAATATATTTCAGGTTTGGCTGCAATGCGGGGCAGTCAGTGGGGATGCCGTTATGCAGAGGCGTTTCAAGTGGTGTTAAGGCGCTATTAA
- a CDS encoding NAD-dependent epimerase/dehydratase family protein — protein MEKLLFTGGTGFLGRNIKPILDKTYEVTTIGIMDADMIKANFVTDTPVLPERYDVVLHAAGKAHIYPKTEAERKSFYDVNLTGTIHLCDALEKVGLPKAFVFISSMNVYGDEPGKMDTEDSRPLSGDSPYADSKIKAEEYLTTWCKKKGIKLGILRPSLLAGKGAPGNLGAMVNGIRTGIYLSIAGGKAKKSMLMVDDIAYLVPLLVEKGGTYNVCDDHYPSFRELEKTIARQLGKRVPISIPYWMAKCLALIGDKLSFFPINSKRLNNIVTSDLFSNEKAKRELGWKPMDVLENYKI, from the coding sequence ATGGAGAAACTGTTGTTTACCGGAGGAACAGGATTTCTCGGACGAAATATTAAGCCTATACTTGACAAGACGTATGAGGTGACGACAATCGGCATTATGGATGCGGATATGATTAAGGCAAATTTTGTGACAGATACACCTGTATTACCTGAACGTTATGATGTAGTATTGCATGCTGCAGGCAAGGCGCATATCTATCCCAAGACTGAGGCTGAGCGTAAGTCATTCTATGACGTGAATCTGACCGGTACCATCCATCTGTGTGATGCATTGGAGAAGGTCGGTCTGCCCAAAGCATTCGTATTTATCTCAAGTATGAATGTATATGGTGATGAGCCTGGAAAGATGGACACAGAGGATAGCCGCCCGTTGAGTGGTGACAGTCCGTATGCGGATAGTAAGATTAAGGCAGAGGAATACCTAACCACGTGGTGTAAGAAGAAGGGCATTAAGTTGGGTATTCTGCGTCCTTCGCTTTTGGCAGGTAAGGGAGCCCCAGGTAATCTGGGTGCTATGGTTAACGGTATCCGTACAGGTATATATCTGAGTATTGCTGGTGGTAAAGCAAAAAAGAGCATGCTCATGGTGGATGATATTGCATACCTTGTTCCGTTGTTGGTTGAAAAGGGTGGTACGTACAATGTGTGTGACGATCATTACCCTTCGTTTCGGGAACTGGAGAAGACAATTGCTAGGCAGTTAGGCAAGCGTGTGCCTATAAGCATACCATACTGGATGGCAAAATGTTTGGCTCTAATAGGTGATAAACTGTCGTTTTTCCCAATCAACTCTAAACGTCTGAATAATATCGTTACATCCGACTTGTTCAGTAACGAGAAGGCAAAGCGTGAGTTAGGTTGGAAACCTATGGACGTATTGGAGAATTATAAGATATGA
- a CDS encoding biotin carboxylase produces the protein MNNQYNGHLCIVFALEHYNPLNMIRALGENGINPVYISVKRRYEVATKSKYISELHRVDSVEDGFKLLMAVYGNLSEETGKKPYIVFSDDKSVGYFDEHYDEWKDKFITYNAGKTGRINEFMDKYEIQQCAKRHGFNVLDSYVISKDDELPENLWYPIITKDISPNSGSWKFDVYICQNEQELKEAIQKIESPLIMIQHFVDKENEMALEGYTINKGKEMQIVTEMKWKYLIQGYYSPYHDVKMFENKEMEKKLQAMFEEIGFEGVFEVEFLIDKDGTYYFMETNFRASAWNPTCKFAGMPLPYLWIKGMENGYIDSADRKEFEPFTSMSEVIDYGKRVEGGMCSLAEWLRDFKDAKCVYIYDKEDRGPWDEVIKNFDKFK, from the coding sequence ATGAACAATCAGTATAACGGACACTTGTGCATTGTGTTTGCACTGGAGCATTACAATCCACTGAACATGATTCGTGCTTTGGGCGAGAATGGCATTAACCCTGTGTATATTTCGGTGAAGAGACGATATGAGGTGGCTACGAAGAGTAAGTATATCTCGGAACTGCATCGCGTCGATTCGGTGGAGGATGGTTTCAAGTTGCTGATGGCGGTATATGGCAATCTGTCTGAGGAGACAGGCAAGAAGCCATATATTGTGTTTTCGGACGATAAGTCGGTGGGCTACTTCGATGAGCACTATGACGAGTGGAAAGATAAGTTCATCACTTACAATGCAGGCAAGACAGGCAGAATCAACGAGTTCATGGACAAGTACGAGATTCAGCAGTGTGCCAAGCGTCATGGTTTCAATGTGCTGGACTCGTATGTGATCAGCAAGGATGACGAACTGCCTGAGAATCTGTGGTACCCGATCATCACGAAGGACATTTCGCCTAACTCTGGAAGCTGGAAGTTTGATGTTTACATCTGTCAGAACGAGCAGGAACTGAAGGAAGCTATCCAGAAGATTGAGAGTCCGCTGATTATGATTCAGCATTTCGTAGATAAAGAGAACGAAATGGCGCTGGAGGGTTATACTATCAACAAGGGTAAGGAGATGCAGATTGTGACTGAAATGAAGTGGAAGTACCTTATTCAGGGTTACTACAGTCCTTATCACGATGTGAAGATGTTTGAGAACAAGGAGATGGAAAAGAAGCTACAGGCCATGTTCGAGGAGATTGGTTTCGAGGGCGTGTTTGAGGTGGAGTTCCTGATTGACAAGGACGGCACCTACTACTTTATGGAGACCAACTTCCGTGCCTCTGCATGGAATCCCACTTGCAAGTTTGCCGGCATGCCTCTGCCATACCTGTGGATTAAGGGTATGGAAAACGGCTACATTGACTCGGCTGACCGTAAGGAGTTTGAGCCGTTCACCAGTATGAGTGAGGTGATTGACTACGGCAAGCGAGTGGAGGGTGGTATGTGTTCTTTGGCAGAATGGTTACGAGATTTCAAGGATGCAAAGTGTGTGTATATCTATGACAAGGAAGACAGGGGTCCTTGGGATGAAGTGATTAAGAATTTTGATAAATTCAAGTAA
- a CDS encoding sugar transferase: protein MYKYFFKQVIDASLAVCGLIVFCIPMCIIAICIKFDSKGPVFFKQVRLGKGMKLITVFKFRTMCNHAYEMGGIATSASDSRITKVGAFLRRTSLDELPQMFNIINGTMAIIGPRPILDWEFEPYKENAQYCKRYDVKAGMFCTVDIEYRASADRDLQFTMDAEYAENISLGKDIHTFFAIFAPVLTGKGVYKED from the coding sequence ATGTATAAATATTTCTTTAAGCAAGTGATTGATGCCTCTCTGGCGGTATGTGGTTTGATAGTGTTCTGCATACCTATGTGTATTATTGCTATCTGCATTAAGTTTGACTCGAAGGGGCCGGTTTTCTTTAAACAGGTGAGGCTCGGAAAGGGGATGAAACTTATTACTGTGTTTAAGTTCCGCACGATGTGTAACCATGCTTACGAGATGGGAGGTATTGCAACGAGTGCGAGCGATAGCCGTATCACGAAGGTGGGTGCTTTCTTGCGCAGAACTTCGCTGGATGAGTTGCCTCAGATGTTTAACATCATCAATGGAACGATGGCGATTATTGGACCTCGTCCTATTTTGGATTGGGAGTTTGAACCATATAAGGAGAATGCTCAGTACTGCAAGCGTTATGATGTGAAGGCAGGTATGTTCTGCACAGTGGATATTGAGTACAGAGCTTCGGCTGACAGAGATTTGCAGTTCACGATGGATGCGGAGTATGCCGAGAACATTAGCTTGGGCAAGGATATCCATACGTTCTTTGCCATCTTTGCACCGGTGCTAACGGGCAAGGGTGTGTATAAAGAGGATTAA
- a CDS encoding FRG domain-containing protein, producing the protein MDNQLMDLPLTPWDFMPPEQHFPNPGILKNAIFEYQLSRLLEWERNDSKFLLTPGKFEVILNNYGKFSLWPVAMDYVFLFRGQRKFYPQCYPTLYRGDKTQDEIFLERLKLVEFELLISQYPAVEFFNLHNIEVDYLGLAQHYLIDTEILDLTTDLDVAMFFAMCDFDGHNYHPKTEEQEYIAYIYSYPFAAELNIPDLSLTHRVKPIGLQPFKRPGEQKGFSIKMQKDQSFKTTIYSFSFTKQDSEYIFNWFTDNRPLFFEDEFSKKVDLLRNSKTYSISALRLAAKRYSIECYGKRKSSHFCQKRLNELEYHFTDNILPWTLTDSDIYSLRKTFIEKSKQEFTDKLVVRKIIDKENGEMPYQTEESFAKMLMLRMFMGGCPALPGYDAEFEIAYTDKDKMTMMSYNYGRPQTIPNKETGKIDKWDYLDWTNYSKLTIDKNSGKVVVDD; encoded by the coding sequence ATGGATAATCAATTAATGGACTTACCATTGACACCTTGGGATTTTATGCCACCAGAGCAGCATTTTCCAAATCCCGGAATTTTGAAAAATGCTATATTTGAATATCAGTTGTCAAGATTGCTGGAATGGGAAAGGAACGATTCCAAATTTCTTCTCACACCTGGAAAATTTGAAGTGATACTGAATAATTATGGCAAATTCAGTCTCTGGCCTGTAGCTATGGATTACGTTTTTCTTTTTCGTGGTCAACGTAAGTTTTATCCGCAATGCTACCCAACATTATATCGTGGTGACAAGACCCAAGACGAAATATTCCTTGAACGGTTAAAACTTGTGGAGTTTGAGTTGTTGATCTCCCAATATCCAGCCGTAGAATTTTTTAATCTTCACAATATCGAAGTCGATTATCTTGGGTTAGCTCAACATTATCTGATTGATACCGAAATATTGGACCTTACAACAGATTTGGATGTTGCCATGTTTTTTGCGATGTGCGATTTCGATGGACACAACTATCACCCTAAAACGGAAGAGCAAGAATACATTGCCTATATTTACTCATATCCTTTTGCTGCAGAATTAAATATTCCGGATTTAAGTTTGACTCATCGTGTCAAACCGATAGGATTACAACCTTTTAAACGCCCTGGCGAGCAGAAAGGATTCTCAATCAAAATGCAAAAGGATCAATCTTTCAAAACAACAATCTATTCTTTCTCATTTACCAAACAGGATTCAGAATATATATTCAATTGGTTTACAGATAATCGTCCCCTATTCTTTGAAGACGAATTTTCTAAAAAGGTTGACCTATTACGAAATTCAAAAACTTATTCTATCTCAGCTTTGAGACTTGCAGCCAAGCGGTATAGTATTGAATGTTACGGCAAAAGAAAGTCATCTCATTTTTGTCAAAAACGTCTAAACGAGTTGGAATACCATTTCACTGACAATATTCTACCATGGACTCTCACCGACAGTGATATTTATTCGCTACGCAAAACTTTTATTGAGAAGTCGAAACAAGAATTCACAGACAAATTAGTTGTGCGAAAAATTATTGATAAAGAGAATGGTGAAATGCCTTATCAAACAGAAGAGTCGTTCGCAAAAATGCTAATGTTGAGAATGTTCATGGGAGGGTGTCCGGCATTACCTGGATATGATGCGGAATTCGAGATTGCATATACCGACAAAGATAAAATGACAATGATGTCCTATAATTATGGACGTCCACAGACAATTCCGAATAAAGAAACCGGCAAGATTGATAAATGGGATTATCTTGATTGGACGAATTACTCTAAATTAACAATAGATAAAAACAGTGGGAAAGTAGTTGTAGATGATTAA
- a CDS encoding SDR family NAD(P)-dependent oxidoreductase, with amino-acid sequence MKYAVVTGGTSGIGLGVAKMLIGKGYHVFATYVGVCQNEDLQNFEAIETDHTSREEVYRFINYVKSRTCHCDCLVCNAGITIRKSFTETRDDDWDKMMEVAVNSHYIMVREFFPIIPNRSRILFTGSLMGLMPHATVLAYGVTKAAIHALAKNLVKEFEGTGTTVNVIVPGFVETPWQKQKPEEIKQNIYRKTAIHRFASVDEIVDAYRFCIDNSFVNGSLIEINGGYSFK; translated from the coding sequence ATGAAATACGCTGTTGTAACAGGCGGCACATCAGGTATCGGCCTTGGTGTTGCAAAAATGCTTATTGGCAAAGGTTATCACGTATTTGCCACTTATGTCGGAGTTTGCCAAAATGAAGACTTGCAGAACTTTGAAGCTATAGAAACTGACCACACTTCACGCGAAGAAGTATATCGATTCATAAACTATGTAAAATCAAGAACGTGTCATTGTGACTGTTTGGTGTGCAATGCCGGTATAACAATACGCAAAAGTTTTACAGAAACACGCGATGATGACTGGGATAAAATGATGGAAGTCGCTGTTAACTCCCACTACATCATGGTTCGCGAATTTTTTCCTATAATTCCGAATAGAAGTAGAATCCTATTCACAGGATCACTAATGGGACTTATGCCTCATGCCACGGTTCTTGCTTATGGTGTCACCAAAGCAGCTATACATGCACTTGCAAAAAATCTTGTGAAAGAGTTTGAAGGTACAGGAACAACCGTCAATGTTATAGTTCCAGGATTTGTGGAAACTCCATGGCAGAAACAAAAGCCGGAAGAAATTAAGCAGAACATATATCGAAAAACCGCTATCCACAGATTTGCATCAGTGGACGAGATTGTTGATGCATATCGTTTCTGCATTGACAATTCATTCGTAAATGGCAGTTTGATTGAAATCAACGGAGGATATTCTTTTAAATAA
- a CDS encoding Gfo/Idh/MocA family oxidoreductase — MKKVITYGTYDLLHQGHLNLLRRAKELGDYLIVGVTSDSYDRARGKLNVRNNVLERVEAVKATGYADAVIIEDYIGQKIDDIQRYNVDIFAIGSDWEGKFDYLNEYCKVVYLPRTQGISSTQLRAKSTIDVNVGIIGCGRVANRFPYEASVVNGIVIRTAYDTDIKRNAEFSVRHNMPFFSQSLDELYSSVDAVYIATPHLSHYSLIKESLERGKHVLCETPMVLKESEAKELFSLSESKGLILMEANKTAHCPAFNHLMVMIKSGVIGDVVDVEASLSKLWDDDMTLREFDPAQAGGSMYELGSYPLLPIFKLLGTDFKNLNIYSRMKDGVDMYTKGVFRYSHAVCSFKVGLGVKTEGNLVISGTKGYAYVPAPWWKTDYFELRYEDQNRNKKFFYQWDGAGLRYEIQEFISCILNKRFSTTRLRRRESIAMADVMRRFTERKNFMEL, encoded by the coding sequence ATGAAAAAAGTTATTACATACGGTACATACGATTTACTTCATCAAGGACATCTCAATCTTTTGCGACGAGCTAAGGAATTGGGTGACTATCTTATTGTCGGCGTGACGAGCGATAGTTATGACCGTGCTAGAGGCAAGCTAAATGTTCGAAACAATGTTCTCGAAAGAGTTGAGGCTGTTAAAGCTACAGGTTATGCTGATGCGGTAATTATAGAAGATTACATCGGGCAAAAAATCGATGATATACAAAGGTATAATGTCGATATATTTGCTATCGGTAGCGACTGGGAAGGTAAGTTTGACTACCTCAATGAGTATTGCAAAGTAGTTTACTTACCACGAACGCAAGGGATAAGTTCGACGCAGCTTCGTGCAAAGTCAACCATAGATGTAAATGTCGGGATAATAGGTTGTGGACGTGTTGCCAATCGCTTCCCCTATGAAGCATCTGTTGTAAATGGCATTGTAATTCGCACCGCATACGATACAGATATAAAACGAAATGCAGAATTTTCGGTTCGGCACAATATGCCTTTCTTCAGTCAAAGTTTAGATGAATTATACAGCTCTGTTGATGCAGTCTACATCGCGACACCACACCTTTCGCACTATTCGCTCATTAAGGAATCCTTAGAACGCGGAAAACATGTGCTTTGTGAAACACCGATGGTGCTTAAAGAGAGTGAGGCAAAGGAATTGTTTTCATTGTCTGAGTCCAAAGGTCTGATTCTTATGGAGGCAAATAAGACCGCCCACTGTCCAGCTTTCAATCATCTTATGGTAATGATTAAGAGTGGCGTTATCGGTGATGTGGTGGATGTTGAAGCATCGTTGTCAAAATTGTGGGATGACGACATGACCCTAAGAGAGTTTGACCCGGCTCAGGCCGGAGGCTCTATGTATGAGCTTGGTAGCTATCCATTGTTGCCTATATTCAAACTTTTAGGTACTGACTTTAAAAATCTGAACATCTACTCACGTATGAAAGACGGTGTGGATATGTACACAAAGGGAGTATTCCGCTATTCTCATGCCGTATGTTCATTCAAGGTCGGCTTGGGCGTAAAAACGGAAGGCAATCTTGTTATATCCGGCACTAAGGGATATGCCTATGTGCCTGCGCCATGGTGGAAAACTGATTATTTTGAACTACGTTACGAGGACCAAAACAGAAATAAAAAGTTTTTCTATCAGTGGGATGGTGCAGGATTGAGATATGAGATACAGGAATTTATATCTTGCATACTCAATAAGCGCTTTTCAACAACTCGTCTGAGACGCAGGGAATCAATTGCCATGGCAGACGTAATGAGAAGATTTACCGAACGTAAAAACTTTATGGAATTATGA
- a CDS encoding CDP-glycerol glycerophosphotransferase family protein has translation MAEKKISGIRARIDYILKHNKIAYQCYKVVMSNVFKIWGVFIPINPMLIVFSGHSRRYNDSPRAIYEKLIQQDRFKDYTFVWAVDDPINTIIPGSAKVIKTDTLSYFKYTLKARYWITCVNIERGLKYKKKECTYLNTWHGVALKSIDTVDARGNDDFSHVDFMCYESDYQKNVLMNSFNVRENHLVPSGLPRNDELYNISADEVDDIKKELGVTNDKQIILYAPTWRDSDDGGNSYAIAPPIDIKKWENTLSDRYILLIRIHAYTNRLLGIQFNDFVRDVSEYPSINKLFKISDILISDYSACIADYSILERPIICFAYDYEHYCNTRGVNLDFEKEMPSGVMRSEDQVINHLLNMDYSKESLNSRKFKMKYTGIGGNATNICIEKLFGKEV, from the coding sequence ATGGCAGAGAAAAAAATAAGTGGAATACGTGCGAGAATTGATTATATTCTCAAGCATAATAAAATTGCTTATCAATGCTATAAGGTTGTTATGAGCAATGTGTTTAAAATATGGGGGGTATTCATTCCTATAAATCCTATGTTAATTGTATTTTCGGGACACTCAAGAAGATATAACGATAGTCCGAGAGCTATATATGAGAAATTGATTCAGCAAGACAGATTCAAAGATTATACATTTGTATGGGCTGTTGATGACCCGATTAACACTATCATCCCAGGGTCGGCTAAGGTTATAAAAACTGATACTCTAAGCTACTTTAAATATACTCTTAAAGCTCGATATTGGATAACTTGTGTAAATATCGAAAGAGGTCTGAAGTACAAAAAGAAAGAATGTACTTATCTTAATACTTGGCATGGGGTGGCATTGAAAAGTATTGATACGGTTGATGCTCGTGGAAATGATGATTTTAGTCATGTTGATTTCATGTGTTATGAAAGTGACTACCAAAAGAACGTTTTAATGAACTCATTCAATGTACGTGAAAATCATTTAGTTCCATCTGGTTTACCACGTAACGATGAATTGTACAATATTTCGGCTGATGAAGTAGATGACATCAAAAAAGAACTTGGTGTAACAAATGATAAACAAATCATTCTATACGCTCCAACGTGGCGTGACAGTGACGATGGAGGTAATTCTTATGCCATTGCACCTCCTATCGATATTAAGAAGTGGGAGAACACTCTAAGTGACAGATATATCCTACTTATTAGGATACATGCTTACACAAATAGATTGTTAGGCATACAGTTTAATGATTTTGTTCGTGATGTTTCAGAATATCCATCTATAAATAAATTGTTCAAGATTAGTGATATATTAATTTCTGATTATTCTGCTTGTATCGCAGATTATTCAATACTTGAACGGCCTATCATATGCTTTGCATATGATTATGAACACTATTGCAATACTAGAGGTGTTAATTTAGATTTTGAGAAAGAGATGCCCTCAGGGGTAATGAGGTCTGAAGACCAGGTGATAAATCATCTACTGAATATGGATTATTCTAAAGAATCCTTAAATAGTAGAAAGTTCAAAATGAAATATACCGGGATTGGTGGTAATGCCACTAATATATGTATTGAAAAACTATTTGGGAAAGAAGTATAA
- a CDS encoding glycosyltransferase family 4 protein has protein sequence MRKKIIIISGVFPPEPLTSAYLNYDLACALSNDYDVTVLRPMPSRPIGVRYPEPLLPDDLPFTCITLKSYIYPQSKMLGRLRESISFGKVCASYIKRHRNYIDFIYNASWQLFGCYLVAKSAVKYGIPYIVPIQDIYPESVLGISTKNIFKRALSHILMNMDKFYQKKSYLVRTISEEMANYLSNTRNIPKDHYLIVNNWQNDDVYVNNIAHLNNDKIIFQFVGSVNAHANVELMISAFANADLQNAELRIYGSGTNKKHCQILTKELGLDNVTFSSVPRSQVPNVQAEADVLLVALPKGYAGLCLPSKITSYMLSGKAILASIDSPSASSRYIHEAKCGIVVEPDDVNSLANAFKRIAQMDRNEIYNWGINSKKFANKYLSRKSNLDIVINAINKILQ, from the coding sequence ATGAGAAAGAAAATAATTATTATTTCGGGAGTATTCCCTCCTGAGCCATTAACATCGGCTTATCTTAATTATGATTTAGCCTGTGCTTTAAGCAACGACTATGACGTTACTGTTCTTCGTCCGATGCCTTCTCGTCCAATCGGAGTGCGCTATCCAGAGCCATTGTTACCAGATGATCTTCCTTTTACATGCATAACACTTAAATCCTATATTTATCCTCAATCAAAAATGTTAGGGCGGCTACGTGAGAGCATAAGCTTTGGGAAAGTATGTGCCTCTTATATAAAACGACACAGAAATTATATAGATTTCATATATAATGCAAGTTGGCAACTATTTGGATGCTATTTAGTTGCTAAATCAGCGGTAAAATATGGCATCCCATATATTGTTCCAATTCAAGATATTTATCCGGAGAGCGTTTTGGGCATTTCTACAAAAAATATTTTCAAAAGGGCATTATCACATATCCTAATGAATATGGATAAGTTCTACCAGAAAAAATCATATTTGGTTCGTACCATTTCTGAAGAAATGGCAAACTATCTGTCAAACACAAGGAATATTCCCAAAGACCATTATTTAATTGTTAATAATTGGCAGAATGATGATGTTTATGTCAACAATATCGCTCATCTAAATAATGATAAAATAATTTTTCAATTTGTTGGTAGTGTCAATGCACATGCCAATGTAGAACTAATGATATCAGCATTTGCCAATGCAGATCTACAAAATGCAGAGTTAAGGATTTATGGAAGTGGAACAAATAAAAAACATTGTCAGATACTTACAAAAGAATTAGGACTTGACAATGTTACATTCTCTTCTGTTCCTCGATCACAGGTTCCCAATGTACAGGCGGAAGCTGATGTCTTGCTAGTTGCATTGCCTAAAGGGTATGCAGGATTATGTCTCCCATCCAAAATTACGTCGTATATGCTTTCAGGAAAGGCGATCTTGGCGAGTATCGATTCTCCGAGTGCATCTTCTCGGTACATACATGAGGCAAAATGTGGTATAGTTGTAGAACCGGATGATGTTAATTCTTTGGCTAATGCGTTTAAACGTATAGCCCAAATGGATAGAAATGAAATCTACAATTGGGGAATTAATAGTAAAAAGTTTGCAAATAAATATTTAAGTCGTAAGTCTAATTTGGACATTGTGATAAATGCAATAAACAAGATATTACAATAA